Proteins encoded by one window of Bauldia sp.:
- a CDS encoding HlyD family secretion protein — protein sequence MPPPPVMKAEPPVPPKPEEPPKKNNRTRYILMASVPVLLVLIGGYFYLTGGRYASTDNAYVQQDRVTVTAQVSGRIVAAPVHENDSVAAGDVLFQIDQAPYKIALASAEAGLASARLQVEELRAAESAALAAVQAATDDVAFNQKSFDRVQGLLAKGVSSQADFDQSEQNLHNAQQALAQAKEHEESSLSALGGDASIKTDDHPMVLAATARRDQAALDLANTTVTAPAAGVVAQADRLLVGQQITPAIAVMSLVETGSSWVEANFKETDLTKMVPGQKATISIDAYPGHEFEATVASIGAGTGSEFSLLPAQNATGNWVKVVQRVPVRVSFTEPLTDLPALRTGLSASVSVDLRTAPTKTAAN from the coding sequence GTGCCCCCGCCTCCGGTGATGAAGGCCGAACCGCCGGTTCCGCCGAAGCCGGAAGAGCCGCCGAAGAAGAATAACCGCACGCGCTACATCCTGATGGCGTCGGTGCCGGTGCTGCTCGTGCTGATCGGCGGGTATTTCTACCTGACCGGCGGCCGCTACGCCTCGACCGACAACGCCTACGTCCAGCAGGACCGCGTCACGGTCACCGCGCAGGTGTCGGGCCGCATCGTCGCCGCGCCGGTGCACGAGAACGACAGCGTCGCTGCCGGCGATGTCCTCTTCCAGATCGACCAGGCGCCGTACAAGATCGCGCTCGCCTCGGCGGAAGCCGGCCTCGCCTCGGCGCGCCTGCAGGTCGAGGAGCTCCGCGCCGCCGAGAGCGCCGCGCTCGCCGCCGTCCAGGCCGCGACCGACGACGTCGCCTTCAACCAGAAGAGCTTCGACCGCGTCCAGGGGCTGCTCGCCAAGGGCGTCTCCTCACAGGCCGATTTCGACCAGTCGGAGCAGAACCTGCACAATGCCCAGCAGGCGCTCGCCCAGGCCAAGGAGCACGAGGAATCCTCGCTCTCCGCGCTTGGCGGCGATGCTTCGATCAAGACCGACGACCACCCGATGGTGCTGGCCGCGACGGCCCGCCGCGATCAGGCGGCGCTCGATCTCGCCAACACGACCGTGACGGCCCCCGCCGCCGGCGTCGTGGCGCAGGCCGATCGCCTGCTCGTCGGCCAGCAGATCACCCCGGCGATCGCCGTGATGAGCCTGGTCGAGACCGGCTCGTCGTGGGTCGAGGCCAACTTCAAGGAGACCGACCTCACCAAGATGGTCCCCGGCCAGAAGGCCACGATCAGCATCGACGCCTACCCCGGCCACGAGTTCGAGGCGACGGTTGCCTCGATCGGCGCCGGCACCGGCTCGGAATTTTCGCTGCTCCCGGCACAAAATGCGACCGGCAACTGGGTGAAGGTTGTCCAGCGCGTACCCGTGCGCGTCTCCTTCACGGAACCGCTGACGGATCTCCCGGCGCTGCGCACCGGCCTCTCCGCCTCGGTCAGCGTCGATCTGCGGACTGCCCCGACCAAGACTGCCGCTAACTAG